A genomic window from Candidatus Kouleothrix ribensis includes:
- a CDS encoding SDR family oxidoreductase has protein sequence MRVLITGGAGFLGSHLCDRFLAEGHTVIAMDNLITGSTDNIAHLAGHDRFSFVKHDVTNYVFLDGPLDAILHFASPASPVDYLELPIQTLKVGALGTHKVLGLAKDKGARFLLASTSEVYGDPQVHPQEESYYGYVNPIGPRGVYDEAKRFAEAITMAYQRYHRVDTRIVRIFNTYGERMRLRDGRVVPNFIQQALRGEPLTVYGDGAQTRSFQYVADLVEGVYRLLLSDEIEPVNIGNPGEFTIKQFAEVINELTGNHAGIVAKDMRTQDDPQVRQPDITKARRVLGWEPSVDVEEGLRRTIPWFREELRRRGELPA, from the coding sequence ATGCGCGTTCTGATCACCGGCGGCGCCGGGTTCCTGGGTTCACACCTGTGCGACCGGTTTCTGGCCGAGGGGCATACTGTGATTGCGATGGATAACCTGATCACGGGCAGCACCGATAATATCGCCCATCTGGCCGGGCATGATCGCTTCAGCTTCGTCAAGCACGATGTCACCAACTATGTGTTCCTCGATGGCCCGCTCGACGCGATCCTGCACTTTGCCTCGCCGGCCTCGCCGGTCGACTATCTCGAGCTGCCGATCCAGACGCTTAAGGTCGGCGCACTCGGCACGCACAAGGTGCTGGGCCTGGCCAAAGATAAGGGCGCACGCTTCTTGCTGGCGTCGACCTCCGAGGTCTATGGCGATCCCCAGGTTCATCCGCAGGAAGAAAGCTACTACGGCTACGTGAACCCGATCGGCCCGCGCGGCGTGTACGACGAGGCCAAGCGCTTTGCCGAGGCGATCACCATGGCCTACCAGCGCTATCATCGCGTCGACACGCGTATCGTGCGGATCTTCAATACCTACGGCGAGCGCATGCGCCTGCGCGACGGCCGGGTGGTGCCGAACTTCATCCAGCAGGCGCTGCGCGGCGAGCCGCTGACCGTGTATGGCGACGGCGCGCAGACCCGCTCGTTCCAGTATGTCGCCGATCTGGTCGAGGGTGTCTACCGCCTGCTGCTTTCCGACGAGATCGAGCCGGTGAATATCGGCAACCCCGGCGAGTTTACGATCAAGCAGTTCGCCGAGGTGATCAACGAGCTGACCGGCAACCATGCCGGGATCGTCGCTAAAGATATGCGCACCCAGGATGATCCGCAGGTGCGCCAGCCCGATATCACCAAGGCGCGCCGCGTGCTCGGCTGGGAGCCGAGCGTCGATGTCGAGGAGGGCCTGCGGCGCACGATTCCGTGGTTCCGCGAAGAGCTGCGCCGCCGCGGCGAGCTACCGGCGTAG
- a CDS encoding aspartate kinase: MQVMKFGAVSVSDAVRLREMAQIVRTAHNDGEALVVVCTAINGITDKLITAARSAASGRESAVDDARRELWGRHRALAERLVHDEWEREALYREWADLLKVFDRYTRSIATLGEHSPRSIDTVAALGERFATHLVATALRYAGVAARTVDAAELIATNDHYGAAWPFPHESSERIRARLRPLLQARIVPVITGYIGATCEGNVTTLGRGGGDYSSTLIGAALDADEVCIWTDVDGILTADPKIVPEARTLAELSYDEAAEIATFAPEILHPRTLTPLAEKGIPLAIRNVLRPGHAGTRMVAQARPSVRAAHMIISARGLSQVGMATAGGWPPYLAARVLARFFDSGVEILSFAQSFSERSLTVMVRAIDAAFAREHLLAAFKGEQAPNGIRDISFAAPIGLIAVISATSNGQLVPQILATLGRVGTRVLALEQSTVSPHLSLLLPEDQIDAAVKALHHDLGLA; the protein is encoded by the coding sequence ATGCAGGTGATGAAATTCGGCGCAGTCTCGGTCAGTGATGCTGTGCGGCTTCGCGAGATGGCGCAAATTGTACGCACGGCCCACAACGATGGTGAGGCGCTGGTGGTGGTGTGTACCGCGATCAACGGCATCACCGACAAGCTGATTACTGCGGCACGCAGCGCCGCCTCCGGGCGCGAATCGGCCGTCGACGATGCCCGGCGCGAGCTGTGGGGTCGCCACCGCGCGCTGGCCGAGCGGCTTGTGCATGACGAGTGGGAGCGCGAGGCGCTCTACCGCGAGTGGGCTGATCTGCTCAAGGTGTTCGATCGGTATACGCGCTCGATCGCCACACTCGGTGAGCACTCGCCACGGAGTATCGATACGGTCGCGGCCCTGGGCGAGCGCTTCGCAACGCACCTGGTGGCTACTGCGCTGCGCTATGCCGGCGTGGCGGCGCGCACGGTCGACGCCGCCGAGCTGATTGCTACCAATGACCACTACGGCGCGGCCTGGCCGTTTCCGCACGAGTCGTCCGAGCGCATCAGGGCGCGCCTGCGCCCACTGCTTCAGGCCCGGATCGTGCCGGTGATCACCGGCTATATCGGCGCCACCTGCGAGGGCAATGTTACCACGCTCGGCCGCGGCGGCGGCGATTATTCGTCGACGCTGATCGGCGCGGCGCTCGATGCCGACGAGGTGTGCATCTGGACGGATGTCGACGGTATTCTGACCGCCGACCCGAAGATTGTGCCCGAGGCGCGCACGCTGGCCGAGTTGTCGTACGATGAGGCGGCCGAGATTGCCACCTTCGCCCCCGAGATCCTGCACCCGCGCACGCTCACGCCATTGGCCGAGAAGGGCATCCCACTGGCGATTCGCAATGTCTTGCGGCCAGGCCACGCCGGTACGCGTATGGTCGCCCAGGCCCGGCCCAGCGTGCGCGCCGCGCATATGATCATCTCGGCGCGCGGCCTGAGCCAGGTGGGTATGGCTACCGCCGGCGGCTGGCCGCCCTACCTGGCCGCGCGCGTGCTGGCGCGCTTCTTCGATAGCGGGGTCGAGATCTTGAGCTTTGCGCAGAGCTTCAGCGAACGTAGCCTGACGGTCATGGTGCGCGCGATCGATGCGGCCTTCGCGCGTGAGCACCTGCTGGCCGCATTCAAGGGCGAGCAGGCCCCCAACGGTATACGAGATATTTCATTCGCGGCGCCGATCGGCCTGATCGCGGTGATCAGCGCCACCAGCAATGGCCAGCTTGTGCCACAGATCCTCGCCACGCTCGGGCGGGTTGGCACGCGCGTGCTCGCGCTTGAGCAGAGCACGGTGTCGCCGCATCTCTCGCTGCTGCTGCCCGAAGACCAGATCGACGCGGCGGTCAAGGCGTTGCACCACGATCTCGGGCTGGCCTGA
- the obgE gene encoding GTPase ObgE — MAGEFFDRARIIVCAGAGGDGAATFRREAHVPRGGPDGGDGGRGGSIYIVADRHLNTLLQFREKSRFKAERGGNGGGSRKHGRDGHDLTIRVPPGTIAHATIAGEAYAVDLAVPGMRLLAARGGKGGLGNVHFATSTHQTPRLAELGEPGAEFEIDLELKLLADVGLVGFPNAGKSTLLSIISAARPKIGAYPFTTIQPNLGVVAVGDFSFVVADIPGLIEGAHRGVGLGFDFLRHVERTRLLIHVVDAAGVDGRDPLEDYRKINDELHLYQPELARRPQIVALNKTDLPEGQAQIARLRAAIATPTTDVFVISGATRAGVDALIQSVAARLSVLPAPDRAARDEELNWPVPEVDERVFSVEPERDGWRVRGRKIERLISMTNFAQSESLMRIQRVLEASGISAALINAGVHEGDPVYIEKAELIWSDQE; from the coding sequence ATGGCTGGTGAATTCTTCGATCGCGCGCGCATCATCGTGTGCGCCGGGGCCGGTGGTGATGGCGCGGCGACATTCCGCCGCGAGGCGCATGTGCCGCGCGGTGGCCCCGACGGCGGCGATGGCGGCCGCGGCGGCAGCATCTATATCGTCGCCGATCGGCATCTCAATACGCTGCTACAGTTCCGCGAGAAGAGCCGCTTCAAGGCCGAGCGCGGCGGCAACGGCGGCGGCTCGCGCAAGCACGGCCGCGATGGCCACGATCTGACTATCCGCGTTCCGCCCGGCACGATCGCTCACGCGACGATCGCCGGCGAAGCCTATGCGGTCGATCTGGCGGTACCGGGCATGCGCTTGCTGGCCGCTCGCGGCGGCAAGGGCGGGCTTGGCAATGTGCATTTCGCCACATCGACTCACCAGACCCCGCGGCTCGCCGAGCTGGGCGAGCCGGGCGCCGAATTCGAGATCGACCTCGAGCTGAAGCTGCTGGCCGATGTCGGCCTGGTCGGCTTCCCAAATGCCGGCAAGTCGACGCTGCTCTCGATCATTAGCGCGGCTCGCCCCAAGATCGGTGCCTACCCCTTCACGACCATCCAGCCTAACCTGGGTGTAGTCGCGGTTGGCGATTTCTCCTTCGTGGTTGCCGATATCCCCGGCCTGATCGAGGGCGCGCATCGTGGTGTCGGCCTGGGCTTCGATTTCTTGCGCCACGTCGAGCGTACCCGCCTGCTGATCCATGTCGTCGATGCGGCCGGCGTCGATGGGCGCGACCCACTCGAGGACTACCGGAAGATCAACGACGAGCTGCACCTGTACCAGCCCGAGCTGGCCCGGCGGCCCCAGATCGTTGCGCTGAACAAGACCGATCTGCCCGAAGGCCAGGCCCAGATCGCGCGCCTGCGCGCCGCAATTGCTACGCCCACCACTGATGTGTTCGTGATCTCGGGCGCTACCCGCGCCGGTGTCGATGCGCTGATCCAGTCGGTGGCGGCGCGCCTGTCGGTGCTGCCCGCGCCCGACCGTGCTGCGCGCGACGAGGAGCTGAACTGGCCGGTGCCCGAGGTCGACGAGCGCGTGTTCAGCGTTGAGCCCGAGCGCGACGGCTGGCGCGTGCGTGGCCGTAAGATCGAGCGGCTGATCTCGATGACCAACTTTGCACAGTCGGAGTCGTTGATGCGCATCCAGCGCGTACTCGAGGCCAGCGGCATCAGCGCGGCATTGATCAATGCCGGCGTCCACGAAGGCGACCCGGTCTATATCGAAAAGGCCGAGCTGATCTGGTCCGATCAGGAGTAG
- the tatA gene encoding twin-arginine translocase TatA/TatE family subunit — protein sequence MLGLQLPELLIILVIVVVLFGASRLRGLGGALGGSIREFKTAVRDENAPEAKAEKPEKVDS from the coding sequence ATGTTAGGCTTGCAACTGCCGGAATTGCTGATCATCCTGGTGATCGTGGTTGTTCTATTCGGCGCATCGCGTCTGCGTGGACTAGGCGGCGCGCTGGGTGGTAGCATCCGCGAGTTCAAGACGGCCGTGCGCGATGAGAATGCGCCTGAGGCAAAGGCCGAGAAGCCCGAGAAGGTCGATTCCTGA
- a CDS encoding sugar transferase, with product MRWDVADITEERNLAEAPELLDPGPAALPRAPLGRLRRWQNLAAPLQVATDALLIVLAFALAYWVRYQLRWPAPFNQIVQEVLTVNYVPLASFLPYTTLLVAVLVALFAMKGVYRMPRNTSVLDRMGPIISGTTTGIALVVLLTIIQRPLYSRLLFAFAWATTIILLGASRMLVMNVRRWRWARGIGRERVLVVGGSGLGRQVMDEVVAQTFLGYSLVGYLEDREAPPERRDGHFRYLGVVQQLEPLIATHHVQLVIIALPFWEHHRLPEIVRVCRAAAIEFRVAPDLFELSFDRVNITSLSGIPLIGLKELSLKGGNLVLKRALDLALIVLAAPVLLPLAGLLALAIKRDSPGPAIFTQTRVGKGGTRFTVYKFRTMVIGAEARKAELAQYNEADGPIFKMRNDPRLTRFGRFLRRASLDELPQLWNVLRGEMSLVGPRPQLPDEVAQYEDWHFRRLEVTPGMTGIWQVLGRSDTSFDEMVRLDIYYAENWSPGMDLRILLETIPAVLSGKGAY from the coding sequence ATGAGGTGGGATGTGGCAGATATTACCGAGGAGCGTAATCTAGCCGAGGCGCCGGAGCTGCTCGATCCCGGCCCTGCAGCACTGCCGCGTGCGCCGCTCGGCCGGCTGCGCCGCTGGCAGAATCTTGCGGCCCCCCTGCAAGTCGCCACCGATGCGCTGCTGATCGTCCTCGCCTTCGCCCTGGCCTACTGGGTGCGCTACCAGCTGCGCTGGCCCGCGCCGTTCAACCAGATCGTGCAAGAGGTGCTGACGGTCAACTACGTGCCGCTGGCCAGCTTTCTGCCCTACACCACACTGCTGGTAGCCGTGCTGGTGGCGCTCTTCGCGATGAAGGGCGTCTACCGCATGCCACGCAACACCAGCGTGCTCGACCGGATGGGGCCGATCATCAGCGGCACCACCACCGGTATCGCGCTAGTCGTGCTGCTCACGATCATCCAGCGCCCGCTGTACTCGCGGCTGCTGTTCGCGTTCGCCTGGGCCACTACAATCATCCTGCTGGGCGCATCGCGCATGCTGGTGATGAACGTGCGCCGCTGGCGCTGGGCGCGTGGGATCGGCCGCGAGCGTGTGCTGGTGGTCGGCGGCAGCGGGCTTGGCCGCCAGGTAATGGATGAGGTAGTCGCACAGACATTTCTGGGCTACTCGCTGGTGGGCTACCTCGAAGATCGCGAGGCGCCACCCGAGCGCCGCGATGGCCACTTCCGCTACCTGGGCGTGGTGCAGCAGCTCGAGCCGCTGATCGCCACGCATCATGTGCAGCTGGTGATCATCGCGCTGCCGTTCTGGGAGCACCATCGCCTGCCCGAGATCGTGCGGGTCTGCCGTGCCGCAGCGATCGAGTTCCGCGTCGCGCCCGATCTGTTCGAGCTGAGCTTCGATCGCGTCAACATCACCAGCCTCAGCGGCATCCCGCTGATCGGGCTGAAAGAGCTGTCGCTCAAAGGCGGCAACCTGGTGCTGAAGCGCGCGCTCGATCTCGCGCTGATCGTGCTGGCCGCGCCAGTGCTGCTGCCGCTCGCAGGGCTGCTGGCCCTGGCGATCAAGCGCGACTCGCCCGGCCCGGCGATCTTCACGCAGACGCGTGTTGGCAAGGGCGGCACGCGCTTCACTGTGTATAAGTTCCGCACAATGGTGATCGGCGCCGAAGCGCGTAAGGCCGAGCTGGCGCAGTATAACGAGGCCGATGGGCCGATCTTTAAGATGCGCAACGATCCACGCCTCACGCGCTTTGGCCGCTTCCTGCGCCGCGCGAGCCTCGACGAGTTGCCCCAGCTCTGGAATGTGCTGCGCGGCGAGATGAGCCTGGTCGGCCCGCGGCCACAGCTGCCCGACGAAGTGGCTCAGTACGAGGATTGGCACTTCCGGCGGCTCGAGGTCACACCGGGTATGACCGGCATCTGGCAGGTGCTGGGCCGCAGCGACACCTCGTTCGACGAGATGGTTCGGCTCGATATCTACTACGCCGAGAACTGGTCGCCTGGGATGGATCTGCGCATTCTGCTCGAAACCATCCCGGCGGTGCTATCGGGTAAAGGCGCGTATTGA
- a CDS encoding GDP-mannose 4,6-dehydratase, which translates to MRYLVTGGAGFIGSHLADTLLARGDEVICVDNFNDYYSPARKRRNIAGALAQPGYTLVEGDFRDPAAMAQLFATHRPERIAHIGAMAGPRPSVERPLLYEDVNVRGTVNLLDLAHRHGVQGFVLASTSSVYGQAPTPWSEDLATDRPLSPYAATKKAAEVLAYTFHYLHKLPTRVVRFFTVYGPRGRPDMTPYLFVDAMLKRKPITLFNGGIGVYRDWTYVDDIVAGVVAALDSDIPFDTFNLGNSSPVQLCDFIALLEQVTDLEAIVDNQPLPAADPPITYANVEKARRLLGFQPTTSLEQGLAQFWAWYQAELRSAQPH; encoded by the coding sequence ATGCGCTACCTTGTAACCGGAGGGGCCGGTTTTATTGGCAGCCATCTCGCCGATACGCTGCTGGCGCGCGGCGACGAGGTGATCTGCGTCGATAACTTTAACGATTACTACAGCCCGGCCCGCAAGCGCCGCAATATCGCCGGCGCGCTCGCGCAGCCCGGCTACACGCTGGTTGAGGGCGATTTCCGCGATCCTGCGGCTATGGCCCAGCTGTTTGCGACGCATCGGCCCGAGCGGATCGCGCATATTGGCGCCATGGCCGGCCCGCGGCCCTCGGTCGAGCGCCCGCTGCTGTATGAAGATGTGAATGTGCGCGGCACCGTCAATCTGCTCGATCTGGCGCATCGCCACGGCGTACAGGGCTTCGTGCTGGCCTCGACCTCGTCGGTGTATGGCCAGGCGCCTACACCCTGGTCGGAAGATCTGGCCACCGATCGGCCGCTCTCGCCCTACGCGGCTACCAAGAAGGCCGCCGAGGTGCTGGCGTATACCTTTCACTACTTGCACAAGCTGCCCACCCGCGTGGTGCGCTTCTTCACGGTGTACGGGCCGCGCGGCCGGCCCGATATGACGCCCTACCTGTTTGTCGATGCGATGCTCAAGCGTAAGCCGATCACGCTGTTCAATGGTGGCATTGGTGTGTATCGCGATTGGACCTACGTCGACGATATTGTGGCCGGGGTGGTCGCCGCGCTCGATAGCGATATTCCGTTCGATACGTTCAATCTGGGCAACTCCAGCCCGGTGCAGCTATGCGACTTCATCGCGCTGCTCGAGCAGGTGACCGATCTCGAGGCGATCGTCGATAACCAGCCGCTGCCGGCGGCCGACCCGCCGATCACCTATGCGAATGTCGAGAAGGCCCGCCGGCTGCTCGGCTTCCAGCCCACGACATCGCTCGAGCAAGGGCTCGCGCAGTTCTGGGCCTGGTACCAGGCCGAGCTGCGTAGCGCACAGCCGCATTAG
- a CDS encoding O-antigen ligase family protein, with product MSHGPGRQAQAGEQPGAYAPARRRARRVGLLLAGLGMALALALLPLPLALLAPLALLLALIDPALGPALAILSVPIQELVHLPGGLSYTQAAMLLALGAWAGAMLARRAPPLLAGRLLVPWALFLWALLFATAFSPFSATAAIKETLRWAEAGLIWLMTINLVRRPRQVALLVACLLLAPLAEAAIGLVQFLAGAGPPSFRIAADLPFVRAYGTIGQPNSFAGYLNMAWPLALALAVGLTAYALRRPARVGRMWLLAGLAWLAALALLAGLAASLSRGAWLGAVIGLIGMALALGGRMRWAALAAIGLAGAALVLGGVGLLPAFLAQRLVSIGAYLAPFDAGAVVVTPANFAVVERMSQIQAGWRMLLAYPLSGVGPGNYSVAYPQFAVGSWYVSRGHAHNFYVHMAGEAGLVGLGAYLVLLIGVLRQAVHTLRSVTHPIWRSIALGCCGIIAAVLGHDLFENLHVLSMGIQLAAAWGLLGSLEVIEKRPHM from the coding sequence TTGAGCCATGGCCCAGGCCGGCAGGCACAGGCGGGCGAGCAGCCAGGTGCCTACGCCCCCGCCCGGCGACGCGCGCGCCGGGTTGGGCTGCTGCTGGCCGGCCTCGGCATGGCGCTGGCGCTTGCGCTCCTACCACTGCCCCTGGCCCTGCTGGCCCCGCTGGCACTGCTGCTGGCTCTGATCGACCCGGCACTGGGGCCGGCCCTCGCGATCCTGTCAGTTCCGATCCAGGAACTCGTCCATCTGCCGGGCGGCCTGAGCTATACCCAGGCGGCCATGCTGCTGGCGCTTGGCGCCTGGGCCGGCGCCATGCTCGCGCGCCGCGCGCCGCCCCTGCTGGCCGGCCGGCTGCTCGTGCCCTGGGCGCTGTTCCTGTGGGCACTGCTGTTCGCCACGGCCTTCAGCCCCTTCTCGGCCACCGCCGCAATCAAAGAGACTCTGCGCTGGGCCGAGGCGGGCTTGATCTGGCTGATGACGATCAACCTGGTGCGCCGGCCCAGGCAGGTTGCGCTGCTGGTGGCCTGCCTGCTGCTGGCGCCGCTGGCCGAGGCCGCGATCGGGCTGGTGCAATTCCTGGCCGGCGCCGGGCCGCCCAGCTTTCGGATCGCCGCAGATCTGCCGTTTGTGCGCGCATATGGCACGATCGGCCAGCCGAACTCGTTCGCCGGCTACCTCAACATGGCCTGGCCGCTGGCGCTGGCGCTGGCGGTTGGCCTTACCGCATACGCGCTGCGCCGGCCGGCGCGCGTGGGCCGCATGTGGCTGCTGGCCGGCCTAGCCTGGCTGGCCGCGCTGGCGTTACTGGCCGGCCTGGCAGCCTCGCTCTCGCGAGGGGCCTGGCTGGGCGCGGTGATCGGCTTGATCGGCATGGCCCTGGCGCTGGGCGGCCGCATGCGCTGGGCCGCGCTCGCGGCGATCGGCCTGGCCGGCGCGGCCCTGGTATTGGGCGGGGTCGGGTTGCTGCCAGCGTTCCTGGCGCAGCGCCTGGTCAGCATCGGCGCCTACCTGGCCCCGTTCGACGCCGGGGCGGTGGTGGTCACGCCGGCCAACTTCGCGGTGGTCGAGCGTATGTCGCAGATCCAGGCCGGCTGGCGCATGCTGCTGGCCTACCCGCTTAGCGGGGTCGGGCCGGGCAACTACAGTGTAGCCTACCCGCAGTTCGCCGTCGGCAGCTGGTATGTATCGCGCGGGCATGCGCATAACTTCTATGTACACATGGCCGGCGAGGCCGGGCTGGTTGGCCTGGGCGCGTATCTGGTGCTGCTGATCGGCGTGCTGCGCCAGGCCGTGCATACATTGCGATCCGTAACGCATCCGATCTGGCGTAGCATCGCGCTTGGATGTTGTGGTATCATTGCAGCGGTGCTTGGGCACGACCTGTTCGAGAACTTGCATGTACTGAGCATGGGCATTCAGCTTGCAGCCGCGTGGGGCTTGCTCGGCAGCCTGGAAGTGATCGAGAAACGCCCGCACATGTGA
- a CDS encoding flippase-like domain-containing protein, which produces MIEGPTSGIPRAEESSVEPESPAEVEVERSGFALGKALRNPRTLISFALAIAIILFVVRGLDIDLAKTWEYMRGANLWLLLAGFVVFYATFPLRAVRWRLLLDNAGVPVREGRTSWASLPALMEYLYLSWFANCIVPAKLGDAYRGYLLKHNGRVSFSATFGTIFAERLLDMLGLFTFLVISGWFVFGTHLPRETNVIFISGLVLVVLIIAGLAGMRYFSPLLRRFMPARLLSKYEPFEAAALRSFRPRILPALTLLTGSVWLLEGFRLFFVIQALGAEGLHLTLPVIVFVALASSLLTVIPFTPGGLGVVEGAVTAVLLALPVPAGAQPVSRALAVAVTFLDRTINFWSIILFGFVLYLLSKRK; this is translated from the coding sequence ATGATCGAAGGACCGACCTCCGGCATTCCGCGAGCCGAAGAGAGTAGTGTGGAGCCTGAATCGCCTGCCGAAGTAGAAGTAGAACGCTCAGGCTTCGCGCTCGGCAAGGCGCTCCGCAATCCGCGCACGCTGATCTCGTTTGCCCTGGCGATTGCGATTATCCTGTTCGTAGTCCGTGGGCTCGATATCGACCTCGCCAAGACCTGGGAGTACATGCGCGGTGCCAACCTGTGGCTGTTGCTGGCCGGGTTTGTGGTGTTCTATGCCACCTTCCCACTGCGCGCGGTGCGCTGGCGGCTGCTGCTCGACAACGCCGGCGTGCCGGTGCGCGAGGGGCGTACCAGCTGGGCCTCGCTGCCCGCGCTGATGGAGTACCTGTATCTCTCGTGGTTCGCCAACTGCATCGTGCCGGCCAAGCTTGGCGACGCCTATCGTGGCTACCTGCTGAAGCATAACGGGCGCGTCTCGTTCTCGGCCACCTTCGGCACGATCTTCGCCGAGCGGCTGCTCGACATGCTCGGCCTGTTCACCTTCCTGGTGATCTCGGGCTGGTTTGTGTTCGGCACACACCTGCCGCGCGAGACCAACGTAATCTTCATCTCGGGCCTGGTGCTGGTGGTGCTGATCATCGCCGGGCTGGCGGGTATGCGCTACTTCAGCCCGCTGCTGCGCCGGTTCATGCCCGCGCGGCTGCTGAGTAAGTACGAGCCGTTCGAGGCCGCCGCGCTGCGCTCGTTTCGCCCGCGCATCTTGCCCGCGCTGACGCTGCTTACCGGCAGCGTCTGGCTGCTCGAGGGCTTTCGGCTGTTCTTCGTGATCCAGGCGCTAGGCGCCGAGGGCCTGCACCTGACGCTGCCGGTGATCGTGTTCGTGGCGCTGGCCTCGTCGCTGCTCACGGTGATCCCATTCACGCCCGGCGGATTAGGCGTGGTCGAGGGCGCAGTCACGGCGGTGCTGCTGGCGCTGCCGGTGCCGGCCGGTGCGCAGCCGGTCAGCCGCGCACTGGCGGTGGCGGTCACCTTCCTCGATCGCACGATCAACTTCTGGAGCATTATTCTGTTCGGCTTCGTGCTGTACCTGCTGAGCAAGCGTAAGTAG
- a CDS encoding glycosyltransferase family 4 protein: MKIGIDYTAAAWQGAGIGRYTRELIRAVLAEGAEHRYRLFYAAGGIDRASPYLAELRQLCHDFPNVRAAPIPLSPRRLTQLWQRARLPLPVELFTGRLDLLHAPDFVLPPTRARTLVTIHDLSFLIYPQFAAQGMVRYLSSAVPRSLQRADAVLADSEATRGDLKRLLGIDPQRVEVVYPGVSPCFRRLTPAETEPVRSRLALPARFLLFVSTLEPRKNLVRLLEAFAQLIEQRRHTPHAALTLVIAGRRGWLYEDVFAAIQRLQLADHVRMLDFVDDNDLPALYNLAWAFTYPSMYEGFGLPALEALACGTPVLTATNSSLPEVVGDMAVLVRADDVGAIAAGLAQIVDDEPLRARLIAGGPAQARRFSWQQAAAQVLAWYRRLAPTTAARP; this comes from the coding sequence ATGAAGATTGGGATCGACTATACCGCCGCAGCCTGGCAGGGCGCCGGGATCGGCCGGTATACCCGCGAGCTGATTCGCGCGGTGCTGGCCGAGGGTGCTGAGCATCGCTACCGCCTGTTCTATGCCGCCGGCGGCATCGACCGCGCCAGCCCATACCTGGCCGAGCTGCGCCAGCTCTGCCACGATTTCCCGAATGTGCGCGCCGCGCCTATCCCGCTTTCGCCACGCCGGCTGACCCAGCTCTGGCAGCGCGCACGCCTGCCGCTGCCGGTTGAGCTGTTTACCGGCCGGCTCGACCTGCTGCACGCGCCCGATTTTGTGCTGCCGCCGACCCGCGCGCGCACGCTGGTGACGATCCACGACCTGTCGTTTCTGATCTACCCGCAGTTCGCGGCCCAGGGCATGGTGCGCTATCTATCCAGCGCCGTGCCGCGCTCGCTCCAGCGCGCCGACGCGGTGTTAGCCGACTCCGAGGCGACGCGCGGTGATCTCAAGCGCCTGCTCGGCATCGACCCGCAGCGCGTCGAGGTGGTGTACCCTGGCGTCAGCCCGTGTTTCCGCCGCTTGACGCCGGCCGAGACCGAGCCGGTGCGGAGCCGGCTCGCGCTGCCCGCGCGGTTTCTGCTATTCGTCAGCACGCTCGAGCCGCGCAAGAACCTGGTGCGCCTGCTCGAAGCCTTTGCACAGCTGATCGAGCAGCGCCGGCACACGCCCCACGCCGCGCTCACACTGGTGATCGCCGGGCGGCGCGGCTGGCTCTACGAAGATGTGTTTGCCGCGATCCAGCGCCTGCAACTGGCCGATCATGTGCGTATGCTCGATTTTGTGGATGACAATGATCTGCCCGCGTTGTATAATCTCGCGTGGGCGTTTACGTACCCGTCGATGTATGAGGGCTTTGGCCTGCCGGCACTTGAGGCGTTGGCGTGCGGCACACCGGTGCTAACCGCCACGAACTCGAGCCTGCCGGAGGTGGTTGGCGACATGGCCGTGCTGGTGCGCGCCGACGATGTTGGGGCCATTGCCGCCGGCCTGGCGCAGATCGTCGACGACGAGCCATTGCGCGCACGCCTGATTGCGGGCGGGCCGGCCCAGGCCCGGCGATTTAGCTGGCAGCAGGCGGCTGCGCAGGTGTTGGCCTGGTATCGCCGGCTCGCGCCGACGACCGCAGCCCGGCCCTGA